The following proteins are encoded in a genomic region of Zea mays cultivar B73 chromosome 9, Zm-B73-REFERENCE-NAM-5.0, whole genome shotgun sequence:
- the LOC100272665 gene encoding short-chain dehydrogenase TIC 32, chloroplastic-like isoform X3: protein MWWFYRKGPSGFSGASTAEEVTAGVDGHLLVAVITGATSGIGLETARVLALRGVRVVMAVRNVSAGLMAKDAIVAKTPDARIDVLELDLSSIASVRRFASEFDSLKLPLNILINNAGVMTRNCTRSCDGLELHFATNHIGHFLLTNLVLENMKSTCRDTGTEGRIVNVTSAGHVMTYPEGIRFETIRDPSGLNDFIAYGQSKLANILHTNELSRIFKEEGVNISANSVHPGLIATNLFRAFGRTIIAVSLQLFLTPLEGSCVEA, encoded by the exons ATGTGGTGGTTCTACCGCAAAGGACCCTCCGGCTTCTCTGGCGCCTCCACGGCCGAGGAGGTCACCGCCGGCGTCGACGGCCACCTTCTGGTCGCCGTCATCACAG GTGCGACGAGCGGCATCGGGCTGGAGACGGCGCGCGTTCTGGCGCTGCGCGGTGTGCGCGTCGTCATGGCCGTCCGCAACGTCTCAGCCGGGCTCATGGCCAAGGATGCCATCGTGGCCAAGACCCCCGACGCAAGAATCGACGTTCTGGAGCTGGACCTCAGCTCCATAGCTTCCGTGAGGAGATTCGCCTCCGAGTTCGACTCTCTCAAACTGCCCCTCAACATTCTCAT CAACAACGCCGGAGTGATGACAAGGAACTGCACACGTTCCTGCGACGGTCTGGAGCTGCATTTTGCAACAAATCACATCG GTCATTTTCTTCTAACAAACCTCGTACTGGAGAACATGAAGAGCACGTGCAGGGACACAGGCACCGAGGGACGGATCGTCAATGTGACATCTGCAGGGCATGTGATGACCTATCCTGAAGGGATACGCTTCGAAACAATCCGTGATCCATCCGG TTTGAACGACTTCATTGCTTACGGCCAATCCAAGCTCGCCAACATCCTTCATACAAATGAATTGTCCCGGATCTTCAAG GAGGAAGGAGTGAACATTTCAGCCAATTCAGTTCATCCTGGTCTCATCGCCACGAACCTTTTCAGGGCCTTTGGCAGGACCATCATTGCCG TATCTTTACAGCTTTTTTTAACACCGTTGGAAGGATCGTGCGTAGAAGCGTAG
- the LOC100272665 gene encoding short-chain dehydrogenase TIC 32, chloroplastic-like isoform X2 translates to MWWFYRKGPSGFSGASTAEEVTAGVDGHLLVAVITGATSGIGLETARVLALRGVRVVMAVRNVSAGLMAKDAIVAKTPDARIDVLELDLSSIASVRRFASEFDSLKLPLNILINNAGVMTRNCTRSCDGLELHFATNHIGHFLLTNLVLENMKSTCRDTGTEGRIVNVTSAGHVMTYPEGIRFETIRDPSGCKSAVRSLNDFIAYGQSKLANILHTNELSRIFKEEGVNISANSVHPGLIATNLFRAFGRTIIAVSLQLFLTPLEGSCVEA, encoded by the exons ATGTGGTGGTTCTACCGCAAAGGACCCTCCGGCTTCTCTGGCGCCTCCACGGCCGAGGAGGTCACCGCCGGCGTCGACGGCCACCTTCTGGTCGCCGTCATCACAG GTGCGACGAGCGGCATCGGGCTGGAGACGGCGCGCGTTCTGGCGCTGCGCGGTGTGCGCGTCGTCATGGCCGTCCGCAACGTCTCAGCCGGGCTCATGGCCAAGGATGCCATCGTGGCCAAGACCCCCGACGCAAGAATCGACGTTCTGGAGCTGGACCTCAGCTCCATAGCTTCCGTGAGGAGATTCGCCTCCGAGTTCGACTCTCTCAAACTGCCCCTCAACATTCTCAT CAACAACGCCGGAGTGATGACAAGGAACTGCACACGTTCCTGCGACGGTCTGGAGCTGCATTTTGCAACAAATCACATCG GTCATTTTCTTCTAACAAACCTCGTACTGGAGAACATGAAGAGCACGTGCAGGGACACAGGCACCGAGGGACGGATCGTCAATGTGACATCTGCAGGGCATGTGATGACCTATCCTGAAGGGATACGCTTCGAAACAATCCGTGATCCATCCGG CTGCAAATCTGCTGTACGTAGTTTGAACGACTTCATTGCTTACGGCCAATCCAAGCTCGCCAACATCCTTCATACAAATGAATTGTCCCGGATCTTCAAG GAGGAAGGAGTGAACATTTCAGCCAATTCAGTTCATCCTGGTCTCATCGCCACGAACCTTTTCAGGGCCTTTGGCAGGACCATCATTGCCG TATCTTTACAGCTTTTTTTAACACCGTTGGAAGGATCGTGCGTAGAAGCGTAG
- the LOC100272665 gene encoding Short-chain dehydrogenase TIC 32, chloroplastic-like: MWWFYRKGPSGFSGASTAEEVTAGVDGHLLVAVITGATSGIGLETARVLALRGVRVVMAVRNVSAGLMAKDAIVAKTPDARIDVLELDLSSIASVRRFASEFDSLKLPLNILINNAGVMTRNCTRSCDGLELHFATNHIGHFLLTNLVLENMKSTCRDTGTEGRIVNVTSAGHVMTYPEGIRFETIRDPSGLNDFIAYGQSKLANILHTNELSRIFKEEGVNISANSVHPGLIATNLFRAFGRTIIAAFFNTVGRIVRRSVEQGAATTCYVAVHPQVKGLSGKYFANCNIASPSSQASDAELAKKLWEFSLQTVS, encoded by the exons ATGTGGTGGTTCTACCGCAAAGGACCCTCCGGCTTCTCTGGCGCCTCCACGGCCGAGGAGGTCACCGCCGGCGTCGACGGCCACCTTCTGGTCGCCGTCATCACAG GTGCGACGAGCGGCATCGGGCTGGAGACGGCGCGCGTTCTGGCGCTGCGCGGTGTGCGCGTCGTCATGGCCGTCCGCAACGTCTCAGCCGGGCTCATGGCCAAGGATGCCATCGTGGCCAAGACCCCCGACGCAAGAATCGACGTTCTGGAGCTGGACCTCAGCTCCATAGCTTCCGTGAGGAGATTCGCCTCCGAGTTCGACTCTCTCAAACTGCCCCTCAACATTCTCAT CAACAACGCCGGAGTGATGACAAGGAACTGCACACGTTCCTGCGACGGTCTGGAGCTGCATTTTGCAACAAATCACATCG GTCATTTTCTTCTAACAAACCTCGTACTGGAGAACATGAAGAGCACGTGCAGGGACACAGGCACCGAGGGACGGATCGTCAATGTGACATCTGCAGGGCATGTGATGACCTATCCTGAAGGGATACGCTTCGAAACAATCCGTGATCCATCCGG TTTGAACGACTTCATTGCTTACGGCCAATCCAAGCTCGCCAACATCCTTCATACAAATGAATTGTCCCGGATCTTCAAG GAGGAAGGAGTGAACATTTCAGCCAATTCAGTTCATCCTGGTCTCATCGCCACGAACCTTTTCAGGGCCTTTGGCAGGACCATCATTGCCG CTTTTTTTAACACCGTTGGAAGGATCGTGCGTAGAAGCGTAGAACAG GGCGCTGCGACAACATGCTATGTGGCAGTGCATCCTCAAGTGAAGGGGCTAAGTGGGAAGTACTTTGCTAACTGTAATATAGCCAGCCCGAGCTCGCAAGCCTCGGATGCTGAGTTGGCCAAGAAGCTATGGGAATTCAGTCTGCAGACAGTTTCTTGA
- the LOC100272665 gene encoding short-chain dehydrogenase TIC 32, chloroplastic-like isoform X1, translating to MWWFYRKGPSGFSGASTAEEVTAGVDGHLLVAVITGATSGIGLETARVLALRGVRVVMAVRNVSAGLMAKDAIVAKTPDARIDVLELDLSSIASVRRFASEFDSLKLPLNILINNAGVMTRNCTRSCDGLELHFATNHIGHFLLTNLVLENMKSTCRDTGTEGRIVNVTSAGHVMTYPEGIRFETIRDPSGCKSAVRSLNDFIAYGQSKLANILHTNELSRIFKEEGVNISANSVHPGLIATNLFRAFGRTIIAAFFNTVGRIVRRSVEQGAATTCYVAVHPQVKGLSGKYFANCNIASPSSQASDAELAKKLWEFSLQTVS from the exons ATGTGGTGGTTCTACCGCAAAGGACCCTCCGGCTTCTCTGGCGCCTCCACGGCCGAGGAGGTCACCGCCGGCGTCGACGGCCACCTTCTGGTCGCCGTCATCACAG GTGCGACGAGCGGCATCGGGCTGGAGACGGCGCGCGTTCTGGCGCTGCGCGGTGTGCGCGTCGTCATGGCCGTCCGCAACGTCTCAGCCGGGCTCATGGCCAAGGATGCCATCGTGGCCAAGACCCCCGACGCAAGAATCGACGTTCTGGAGCTGGACCTCAGCTCCATAGCTTCCGTGAGGAGATTCGCCTCCGAGTTCGACTCTCTCAAACTGCCCCTCAACATTCTCAT CAACAACGCCGGAGTGATGACAAGGAACTGCACACGTTCCTGCGACGGTCTGGAGCTGCATTTTGCAACAAATCACATCG GTCATTTTCTTCTAACAAACCTCGTACTGGAGAACATGAAGAGCACGTGCAGGGACACAGGCACCGAGGGACGGATCGTCAATGTGACATCTGCAGGGCATGTGATGACCTATCCTGAAGGGATACGCTTCGAAACAATCCGTGATCCATCCGG CTGCAAATCTGCTGTACGTAGTTTGAACGACTTCATTGCTTACGGCCAATCCAAGCTCGCCAACATCCTTCATACAAATGAATTGTCCCGGATCTTCAAG GAGGAAGGAGTGAACATTTCAGCCAATTCAGTTCATCCTGGTCTCATCGCCACGAACCTTTTCAGGGCCTTTGGCAGGACCATCATTGCCG CTTTTTTTAACACCGTTGGAAGGATCGTGCGTAGAAGCGTAGAACAG GGCGCTGCGACAACATGCTATGTGGCAGTGCATCCTCAAGTGAAGGGGCTAAGTGGGAAGTACTTTGCTAACTGTAATATAGCCAGCCCGAGCTCGCAAGCCTCGGATGCTGAGTTGGCCAAGAAGCTATGGGAATTCAGTCTGCAGACAGTTTCTTGA